The Grus americana isolate bGruAme1 chromosome 20, bGruAme1.mat, whole genome shotgun sequence genome segment cagcagcagttcagcCACGATTGGCTCTCTGCGTCAGACCAAGCCAAGAACTGCCATTCTCAGCTCGGGTATGAATGCCCGTCCTGGAGCCATGCAACTCTTGGCTGTGCCTGGACACTCTTTTGTTCTTCCCAGCAGTTGCAAGCACAGAGactctttaatttttcatgttttcccgCACCCATCCTCACCCCTCTGCTCATtaagaaaattgagaaaaacaaaaccatctaTTAAGTGCAACTGAGGAGAAGCATGAATCTTTTCCACATGTTTCTGTTAGTGGAGATAAAGcaatttgttctttttgctgGGGATTTAATAATTCATGTATTGCACTCATCCCTGCTTTCCATTGTGTTCAATGACACTTAATATTGTTCTCCACTCAGCTATTCTGTTGCTCAGACTTATCTTCTAGAAAAGTTCCCCTGAAGGTTTTAGAGGTTGGTTTGAAGTCTAATGGCCTTGTTCCAGCTGCTGATGCAGAGTTCTTTGGCTTCTCTATGAGCCCATTTTCAAGGGCGCTGCATTTTCCCgtagcctttttttcttcccagcacaCTCCAAATGTGCAGGCAGATACACTGCACCAAAATAACACTCCAGTCTCATCGCCTCAGTGACTTAGCACAGTGTGCAAGTGCTCTTCTTAAAAAGCTGGCTAACATGTTACACTTGTGCACTTTTGGATAAGCTTGCTGCAAGACAGACAAGCAGGGGGGATAGCAAAGGAGCAGAGGTTATGCTGAAGTTTATGTATTGAATTCAGATGTGATTTAAATGGTGTGAGCTCTCTCACAAGTAATAGGAGAAGCATCCAAATGGAGGTTGTAATACTTTACTGCCAGTGGGCATTTGATGCTTTCTTGGGTTTAGCTTAATGCTTTTAACTATGGATAGCTTCAGATACTACCGGTCCCTTTAGATCCTTCAGGCCCCCAGAGATGTTTGTAAATGCAGGCACTGAATGCTAGAATTAGTGATAAGCTTGACAGAGAAGCTCATTGTTGTCTCCCCTACTCCCCAGCTGCTTTCTAAGCTCTGTGCTAGCCTGaacagcagggctctgccaaCAGCCTTGCTCTTTCCTTGATCTAACGTCTCAAGATCAGCCTCCAGTCCTCCCAGGTGATCAGCAGGCAACATGCTGGCTTGGGTACGGTGTTAGTGGAGTGCCCTGTTGTTCCTTGGCAGGTGTCCCAGAAGAACCAGATCAGAACCTGTCCAGCCCAGAGGAAGTCTTCCACTCGGGGCACTCGCGGAACTCCAGCTACGCCAGCCAGCAGTCCAAGATCTCCGGTAACTGTTGATccacacagctctgccagcactggccccatccctttttctttcctgcaacaAGCTCTTGTGAGAGTAATTTGCAGCTGTCTCTCTCACCCTGCTCTTTAATATCAGTCTCCTGTTTAGTCTCTGCAGATGAGCTCATAGATGTATGTCTAAACCTCTGTATTTGGGAGCAGAAATGCTGGTCTGAAGCTGCCCTGCCTGTTAACTGTGCTGCCAGGAAGGGGAGAAGATCTGGTTTGTAATcactctggttttgcaggttACAGCACGGAGCACTCCCGTTCTTCTAGTATGTCCGACTTGACCCATCGCCGGAATacctccaccagcagcagtgcATCCGGAGGGCTGAGTATGACGGTGGAATGTCCTGAGGGAGAGCGGGACCACAAGCTAGAGAAGCCACCTCGCCCCCCCAGACCAGCCCTTCTGCTGGATAGACCCTCCCGGTAGGTAACTCAGGAGCAAAGTGCCTTCTCTGGGAAGGAGAGACAGAATCTACTCCTTTGTCTTCATGCAGCGGTAGATTGGATTGTAGCCGCTGAGGAGGAGGCTATTGCCAAGTCAAGCAGGAGAGTATCTGAAAATCTGCATCTTGAAAAGCTGAGTAagttttccctttattttctcatcccaggaggaaaaaggaTTCAGTGGAGAGTCACCCAACCCGAGTGGATGACACCAGGATCGATGCTGATGATATAGTGGAGAAAATAATGCAGAGTCAGGACTTCACAGATGTCAGCAATACTGAAGGTGAGAGGAAGAGTCTCAAAGGGGAGGTCTTGGCTGTTCCTTTATCAAGGCTGCCAAGCTTTTACAGTCAAATCTGATCTGCCATGGGCTCCTTCCCCTTTTGACAGGAATTTGCTTTCAGTGCTTGCTAGGTGTTTCTATGCTAGGAAAACAAACCATGTGGATTTGAGAGCTGCACATCCATTAGCAAAAAGCACTTGCTGCTGTTCTACACACTACAGCAGCGGTTGAACAGTAGCTCAAATGTACAGgataagaggaggaaaaaacttgTATAGTCAGTCACCTTAAATCATCGCATATGGCAACATTATATGGGGATTTACACCTCGCTCAGCATGGGTTAAAACTAGACTGAATGTAACCACCTCTCACCAGCAGAACAGGCTGAGTTTCTCCTCCAGTGAGCCTACAAAAGCAGCGTGAGGCCCCACATCTCATCTATTCAGATGTGTTTGAGCTGACCAAGAACTCGCATCAATGGAATTACCTTAAAAGAAACAGCTGGAGGAGTATCACCAAATTAATTTCCCTGCATTTACTCTTCCAGAGCTTAATGCTGTGGTTGATTTGTAGATGAGGCTCTTTTTCAGAGCAAGAGGAGGAGTTCCCAGCGGCTCTGTTACTGTGAGAACACCAGgaagcatgcacatgcattcACAGAAACACATTCATTCCCGTGCTGACCATTGTGTAATGCGTCTGGGAGGGGAGCACCTGGCAGCCGTCGGTAGTTCTGGATTTTGATGTCTTACTTCCTTTTCCATCTGCAGACAGTAACCTGAGGTTGTTTGTGAGCAGAGACGGAACAACTACCTTGAGTGGTATTCAGCTGGGAAACAGGTAGGCTTTCTGAAAGGCTGGCAAACACAGGCGCTCCAGAGAGATTAGTTAGGTCTTTGTACCCAGGAAACTTTCACCTTTCGCTACGGGAGAGATTTCTCAACGTCTTGTGCTATGTGGTGGCTTTATTCCCACATTAACACCCCTGGGATCCCTCTGGTGACAGGCTACAGCTGCACTGGAGTATGAATGTAGTTCTCAGCAGGAGCTCAGAGGGATAATGTGATCGTAGTTGTTAGATCCAAGAACAGAAGTAAGGAGCAAAAGGACAAAATGGTAGAGGTTGGTTCCTGTTTGCTCCTGCGCGCCACTGAAGGCCAGGAAGCTTTGCCTCCTGCTGGCCTGCAGCAAAATTGCAGCAGCCTGGTTTATTGTCCCTTTTCCCTGCTTCCTGTGTCTTTGTCGAGGGCTTGTTCTCTCATAAAGATTTCTGAacaaataaagctttttcttgCCACAATAGCTCTTAGTACAGTGTCTTGGCTAGTTGTGTTTGTGCCTCTATAGCAGCttctgaggttaaaaaaaaaaggcaataatgGTAATGCAAAGATGTGTCTGGTTGGTGACAAAATTGggagcaaagcaaagccaggAACACTGGCTGTTTGCGCAGGATACTCCCCCCTTTCCTCTGTCCTTTAGAAGGATTCATGTGTTACACCCAGCTCTTTTAAGTGCTCTAGTGTTCACTTGCCACGTAGCTGTCTGGTTTGTGTTATGAGGGTTGACTTCTCGCCAGACTGACTcgttattttcagtattttgtgtgGGGTTAGAGGGCGATGTTTGTGAGTGCAGAGCTCTGAATAAGAACTTGCTTGGTCCATGTGACTAAGTCAAATAACCTGGCTTTCTCATCTTCTTCAcctctgcatccccagggtCTCATCTGGAGTTTACGAGCCAGTGGTGATTGAAACCCACTAAATGTGAAGAACAGGGTAGAGCTGCTGGAAACAGGCCCCCTACCCAGTCCGCTGCCACGTGGATGCCAACCTTTACCTCTCTTCATGCAGCATTCCAGAAGGGATTTCTCCACACCCCTCCCCATACATTTGCACTGCAGAACTACTCCGAGACCACTCCAGATCATGCACTTTCCCTGCGTTGGCATTACCCTTCTCCGCTTCCTGGTTCTTCCAGTGCCTGCCTTCCCCCTGTTTCTGATCAGACGCAAGGTGTCTGTTGAGCTTATCCTTAGTGCTAGAGGATGTTGCTCACCTGCATCCTTCACTCCACCCATTCACTTGCAACAGGGGACTTCTCAGCTTTGTTCTCCCCAAAACGTTGGGTTATACCACTGTGAACTCTTCAAACcactggggaagggggaaacCATTCTAACCAAACCAAGAGCTGCTTGTTGGTGACACGGTGAAATGGCCACTTGCAAGATGCTTTATTCCATTGACTCTGCAAGGGAACACCACCTTCCAAGGCAATGGTTTTACTGAACAAGGTATGCTATGGTGTGCACTTCACCTTCCTACCCTCAAATCCCCAAACATCGTCTTCTCATAGGAAAGATCTCCCAAAAGTGCATTTCAGAAAACTACCACAATCCAGATGGGAGTTGATAAACAGTTAAATGCTAGTGCTTGTTATACCACTAACTGCATTATGCCCTTCCACTGCTGGGCATGGAAGGGCAGTGTTCATCTATTAGCATTAGCAGGAGCACTTTAGAGGTTCCAGATTTTACCTGGAGGAGGCTTCTACTTGCTGTTCCAGGAGCGTAATCCCTGTTCGCTGGACTGATTCAGCAAATAGTCACTGTTGGAGCTTGGAAtaaaaagcctctttttttttggctcaggAAGGGAACTGCCCTTCTTGAACTGTGAAAAGAATCTGGTTATCTGATAGCCCTCCCCTGGGCCAGAGCAGGATGCAGTTGACTGCAGTGGTCTCTCTGTTGTGGTGGTGATTAACAGTTGCCTCTCTTGGCCTGGGCCAGTAAGAGAATTGGTGTTGGTTGGCCTTTCTTGCCCTGTCAGCAGGGATCTATGCCTGAGCTGGTtccttttggggctggggaGAAGCCACTGTCTCTGCCTTCAAAGGTAGAATGGGTGTTTTCTGCTGCATTAGCCACAGCAGCTGTTCTTACCTGCTCTGTGGCAAGTGAATTCTTCTGACAAGGCTTCAAACTGTTTTCTGGTTGATCTTTcaattgctcttctttggattTGGTTTCTGCAGTTGTTTGACACTTTAGCTGCCTCTTTTCCTTGCAGTGTGTGGCAGAGATGTCGGTCCCTTTCAGCTCCCACTTATAGATTCTCCTGGCAGCTGAATTGCAAATGAGGATCTATGCAGACCCCAGCCGTGGGCCGGCAGCAGGCTGTGCTTGCAGCCCTTCCTGTACAGAGACTCTCAGCTGATAAGCTATTTCTGTGTAGTGCCCTTTCCTCTTTTGCCGGTGTACTGTAGTAGCACTTGGTGGCCGTGCACTCGGAGCAATGGCACACTCCCGGGCGTGGCTGGGAACGTGCCTTCCTCTGACACACGCGTGCCTGCACACACTTGTCCCATTCAGCAAGGAAAGACTCATAACTGATCACATCGTTGTTCAAATTCGTAGTTAttgtaaagcctttttttttaaaggagaaaaaaaaaggattaattgTGGTGTCTGTGGCCAGAATGCATGCAGATGAGCTACTGGAAAAGGGAATTTGGCAGAATGAGAAACAAGGAATGAAAGGGccttgatttatatttttttttcactctgctaGCTAAGGATGGCTGCATAGGGAGGGTGCTAGGCAGTGTGGCAAAGCTATACAGCTGCTTACTCTGTTTCGACAGTTTCTCTCTTCAAGTCAAAaggtttctttctgtgtttggaCAGACCACATATAGTATATGGATCTTTTTCACCCTTTCCCTTTAAAGGGAATTAAATTTGGATTAGGGTAAGAAGGGGGTACAGACAACACCTTGGTTTGGTTTAAtgtagggggggaaaaaagtattggATCTTTCAAGTCTGTCTAGAACAAAAGCTCTTTCACACTTGCTGGTGTTTTTTAATGGTGATCTCGTCTTCATTCAGTCTGGGCAGGTTTGGCACTCACTGGCAGGCTGGTGAGCATCCTGCCCTGTTCCTGGGATGCTGTGTGTCTGCAGGAAGGGGAGAGCTGCTcgcttttctctctccctgggGCTCTGCCAGAAAGCCGGGCTTGGCCCGACCCTCTGCCCAGGTCAGGGTGAGGGCAGAGGCAGGCTCAGGCAGCAATGGGCGTTCCTGCCCTGTCTGCGGATGGCTGTGCGGAGCTGAGGGTCAGACCGCTCCCCAGGGGCCAGCGAAACCCCTCGAGAAATCAGGTCCAACCAGGACTTGAAAGGAGCAAACATAAGCCAGGAAAGAGGCCAAAACCCAGCTCgcttctgctgctttgcttctgttcCCATGGAAAACAATGGCAGTCACTGTCAGAGCAGTTGGGAACCCAGGGCTTTCTTCTGGGCTCCCGTTGGCAAGAGGTGGCTGTTCCGAGGTGCTGGCAGCTCGGCATGTCACGAAATCCCCATGGGATAGAGGGAGGAATATCTTCCCattgaaggaagaggagaagcagtTGAACTTTTCAGAAAGCTGGTCTCATCTTCCCAGGCTGGCAGAGGCGTAACCTGCTCCATCGCACAGCTGTGGCCAACCTGGGCATGTCTCTGGCTTCTCTTCCGCCGGCTTGGCACATCACTGCTTGCGTTTTTGATAACTGTATCTCATAGGGTATCTCTTCCTTGTCTTCACGTTATTATTGACTCCACAGATCTTGGTCTTTATGTATCTTTTCAGCTCTCCTACCCCTCGTTTTGAGTAAGAAAGCAGCCCTAGTCATTCAGCCTGgtgcagcacagccagggctggagcacccagAGCAGACCCGGAGGGCAGaaggagcagtctgttcctatTTCTAGATCCCACGCAGAGCTCCTGCTGCGCGTCCATCGCGAGCGATGCCCAGCGGTCCCTGGCCGGCGGTGGGCATATGAGGCGGTGGTGATGGAAGCAGTTGCTTGTCCTGCAGACTCGCTGCCGTCTCTTGGGAAGCTGCGTCTCGCGAGCACTTTTTCCTTGTGGCATCGCTGCCATCTGTTCCTTGTTGGACCTTGAACATTTAAGTGAATCAGTTTCCAGACCCAAACCGCTGGCTAgtttcctttgggtttttttttgtcatgaagtttattgaattttttttttttataaacccAGCAGGCTGGTGTTTTTTTTGACTGCATTATTGTTTcattgatattttatttctggggggctgaggggggatGTTCTTCCCCACATTGTTCCCCTTCTCAGGGGATTCAGAGGTGGCTTAAACAAGTAAAAGGACCTTATTGGCAAGACTCTGCATCCCCTGGGTTTCAGATGCTGGCAAGCAGGGCTGCTCATGCCTGGCTGAccctggagagcagagctggctctCTGCTCCAGTCTAGGGACCAGACAAAACGTGAgggctctgctttcccagtCTCTGGACCTTTAGTTGGTGGAAGCCAATTGCAAAGAGTTGGGAAATTCAATGTAACTTTtttactaactttttttttaaaaaaaaacagtataAACTGAGTGAATGTCCAAAAGAATAGGCTTAGTTGTGACTTGGTGAAGGAGATGGGTTTCAATTAGAAATTGTGATGGAAAAAGGGGGAGAAGGATGTTGCTCCTCCATCTTCTTTTGTATGGTCGGCACTTTAAATGGGGGCCTTCATGCTGTCCTGACCCTTGGTGTGATGGGCAGCAGGCGTGTGATCTCTCCCCCCCTCATTGCCACATCACTTTGCCCCCCGCAGAAAGCTAATAAGccctttttaatgtttgcttCAGTTTTTAGAGGGTTCCAAACCGGGCCGAGACCTGAAGAAATACGTATTTCATTTGCATCTTAATAGGAGGGGttgactttttatttatttttgtcattgctgtttctttttaactggTAGCTGTGCAGCTGGACTCTGCACGCACTGTTGTGAACCTCTGGGAAAAACCTCACTCCAGGTACGCTAGAGCACCTAGGTTAAACACCCCTCCTGGAGAGGggtccccccgctcccctcctcgCTGCCTTACCCAGGAGCTGCGAACTCACCCTccgcccctcctgccccatcaCCTGCCACCCCACCTAGTCTCTAGCTGAACAAGTTCTTGCTCTGGTGACTGAGCCCTGTGGACAAGGCTGGTCCCCAGGGACAAGTTCCTACAAACACTGCCTGGTCGCAGGTGTTTGTCCTTGAAAAGCCACTTCCTCGCTGGGGGGGTGTGACGAGCGCAAAGTCCCCCCCCTCCCGCTTCCCTCCTGAGAGCTGCGTCGTCATCCGTCAGCCCACCCACACCATCCCAACCTGATGCCCTCCGCAGCTCTGTGTTGCATTGCCCTTGCCCCATCGGGAGGGAGCGGACATGGAAACgtgggaaataaaaaaggaatttggaTGAAGCTCTCGAGCGAGAGGTGTGGCTGAGCCTCATAACTTGCCTCAAACACAAGGAATAATGGTAGAGCCCATATTTttgtggggggagggaggggaaggggagatcatgttttattttcttgaaagttAATTGAGCTTGGTGATCTTCAGACGAGGCGCGCACTTGATTTATATCAGATTCTATAGAGAGATCGCTGATATTTTTGGAAAGGGAATGGGTCTATGCAAACTTCCAAAATTGCTTGAAAGatagtttaacatttttttactttgaaatctAAAGATAAatctaactttttttcttaaagcagaaGTGCGTTTAGAAAGAGAAGCTACTTCCACTGCTCTATTTTGATGATGATTCTTGGAAAGTTTGGGCTGGAGGGAATGActatttttcaccatttttatCTTGCTCCTctagtttttttgtttctttttctaacgGAATGCTGTGCCGTCTTTGATTCAACAGATcgtgtttgtattttctgtatctgGTTCCTAACGTAGAGAAATAACAAATATATGAGGAAATCAATATAACGTCAAATGTTGTTATGGTTTGGGGGAAAATAAAGGTTTTTGGTACTTCACACTGATTCTTCTCgctttgtttgttgttttaaatatatctttGGTTCAGAAATATCTGGTATGGAAGCAGAAGGATCAGACAGTGCCTGATGGCATGCGGGGTGCTGGAATAGGATTTAACTTTGCCCTCCAGGATTTCCTTGGCGGCTGGAGTTGAGATCCCTGCCAGCCCGTTCCTGCAGacgggagcagagctggagggggGAGCTGGCAGTACAGCACAAGTCCAGTGGAAGCAACAGCCTGCCATCCAGGGGGAAGGTGAACTGCTGCGAGTCGCTGGCAACGCCTCACGTCCCAGCCGCGGCTGGCCTCTGGGCTCCAGGGAACGTCTGGTGGTTTGTGCCGGGCAGCCCCTCCACAGGCTGGCAATGCCATTAACGGAGGTTTGAGCCGAATTCGGTGTCTGGGTACTTGGTGTCAGTGCATGCAGAGGCTGGGGGGGACCAGGGCCCCTAGGAGGAAGCGGCTTTGCCTCAGCCGCGCACACCCATTGCCTGCACCTTTGTGTCCCTCGGCTGTTGGGTCTcgcctttcccttttctccgGCTGCGGCGCATGGAGGCACGGCTGGGGCACCGGATGCGAGTATCTCTGGTGTTGGGTTTGAGCTGGTGGGTGTCACGGTGAGCCATGTCCATCAGACCTCACAGACGGGGGCTGACAAAACTGGAGCACCCTGCTGCCGAAGGAaacctctcctctctctcctcacctcacctcacccAGGGACAGCACCGAAGCTGCAGGAGCTTCTCTCCCGGCCTTTCTCTCCATCCTCGTTCAGCGCAGCACGCTTCATGCCGTTAAAGAAGGATGTCAGGGCGGCGGGCGAGGCTCTAGAGCAGGGAGGGCTGCCGGCCTGCATCCCGCTGTCAGGcgcagggagggaagggctcCCCAACACGGCGCCTAACGCTGAACAAACCCCTGAGCAGTGACGGCACACGGGGAATGTCATTGATTTCACAACCCGCTTTCCTGCTCCGGTCAGGACCCCACCCACGGCAATCCCCGGTTCATGCACCCCAGTGGCAACTGACGTGGGGCCCGGGGGCTGCAGCGGCCgccctgtccctgccccggGGGGTTGGTGCAGCCCCCGCTCCCGGAGAAGGCCGGGCCCCGCCCCGGGACTACACCTCCCGTCATGCTCTGGGTGAGCCGTGCCCACGCTTCCCACAATGACGCAAACCCCAAGCTGCCCCGGCTGATTGGCCGTCTCCGGCCGAGGGGAGGGCGGGGCTGGCGCGCAGCGCGTTCATTGGTGGGCCGCTCCCGGAAGGGCGGTCCTGGCGGGGAGGGAGGCCGTGGCTGCCGGTCGCCATGGTGAGTGAGGTCGggcgcgccccccgccccggggcgcCGTGAGGGGCTGGCGGGCCCTGGGCTCCTCCGGAGGCGGCGGTGGCCTGCGGCGTCTCCCTGCTCGGCCCGTTAACCTGGGGGGTCCGAGCGGGCTTGGACCGAATCGGGGCCGGGACCAGCGCGGGGCCT includes the following:
- the EEIG1 gene encoding early estrogen-induced gene 1 protein, giving the protein MAFLMKKKKFKFQTSFTLEELTAVPFVNGVLFCKIRLLDGGDFASLSTREEVQENCVRWKKKFTFVCKMSANPATGLLDPCICRVSVRKELKGGKTYSKLGFADLNLAEFAGSGSTVRCCLLEGYDTKNTRQDNSILKVTIGMSLLSGDPCFKTPPSTAKSITIPGQDSTLQLTCKGEGTTSSSSSSSATIGSLRQTKPRTAILSSGVPEEPDQNLSSPEEVFHSGHSRNSSYASQQSKISGYSTEHSRSSSMSDLTHRRNTSTSSSASGGLSMTVECPEGERDHKLEKPPRPPRPALLLDRPSRRKKDSVESHPTRVDDTRIDADDIVEKIMQSQDFTDVSNTEDSNLRLFVSRDGTTTLSGIQLGNRVSSGVYEPVVIETH